Genomic DNA from Trichoderma asperellum chromosome 5, complete sequence:
TTCTCATTGAAGTCGCAGCACATGAATAAATCTATCATGTATCAAATAAGGAATCATTTTGGCGATTGTTCTGGCACCTCATACACCGTGTACCGTTCAAAGTTGCACAAAGTAATTGCAGACGCCTTTATTAGTCTCTTTCCAGCGATCCCTTCTGACTTCATCTTGCGCCTTTATAGGGTAAATTAGTATCAAGCTTCATAGGATATGATTTTTTTAATCATAGTTTAGAGCGCCAATTGAGCGTTTAATCGTGTCAAACAACCTGTGTTAATAAGATTTTGACAAGCAAGTGGcctatgtacatacatgtatatttaGAGGTCCCCAGAATAAATCAAAACACACGTTCCGTCACAACCGCTTTTTGCGCAATCGACAAAGTGTCCTTCGTATTGTTTACAGTCTCCATTATTTCGGCACCATTCCCCCGGCTTGTTTCCCCAATTATGGGCACCAAAAGTGGCAACGCACTTGCCCGAGCAGTCATTGCCCTTGTCGCATAGACATTCCGCTGGCGTACACAGACACTCAATGTCGTTTTCACAGTGCTCGCCGTGCCCTGCTCCGCGGGCAATCATAAAAACAGCGCTCAGAACCAGAAGCCTTGCGAGAAATTGCATCTTAGAAAgccaaaagaaatattacgGCGCGTAAACTTTTAGTGACGAGCTGATAACGGTTGACCAGTTATTTATGCGTAAATGTTTTGATATCCTTCATAAAGAGTAGGAATAGATGCTATATCCCTACCTTATTCCAAGTCGCCAAGATAAGTTATGAGAAAATTATTGTTAGCGTGGAGTCTGTGGTTTGCCTAAGCGCTTCTTCGATTTGCGGATTTTATGTGTTTCATGGTGTTGTATGCAAAACTAACAAGCAgcataaaaaagagagaattcCCAAACAAAAAGCTATGGCGTAACGCTTGTTTTATAATCATGCAATTGGCTgataatatttatactttcAATTTTTATGATAGACTGGTTGTATAACTTTCAGCTATTGTGATTTTAGTCAAGCTCACTATAGTGTAGTAAACCATTCCATTTTCAACCCAGAGTAAAAAGGCCCCCGCGAACTATTACATAGATCTTATATCATCGTTAACCTAAAACAGACACAATCCAGAGCGCCGAATGCCCAGACCCTTCTTCTCAAAAGCTTCAGAAGGCTCCTGTCGCTATTTTCTAGAATGAAGAGCCTTCAATAGGTTCCAACTAGCTTTTGCTAAAGACTCCGCTATTACACTTTGTAATAGAGACCCACAAGTGTAGTAGTTGGGGTGTGGTGCATGGTATGCCGCGCGCAATTGGCCAACTATATTCCATATCATACAGAATATAAAGCAGTCGTCGGAGAGGTATAGATAATTCCATTATATAGGTACTAAATCTAGTGCAAGTTTGACATGTTGTCTGAATCCAGTGTCCACCAGGCACATAcaaccataggtagtggaaaattcggggtcccgttTAGCTCTTCTTTTGAGAGTTaaatgtcttcttttttttttttttttttttggcatctCAAGACTCCAAATTCGGAGTCACATGCTTCCGTTTGTGGATATTAATAAAACCCATGCTAAGATATTTTTGCTCCTCGAGATAATTCTCATTCAATACAATTGACGCATTCAGCGCATTCAGAGCAGCCACGCTCGATCTAGGACTACCAGTCTATTAGCCGCACTGGCCAGAATCCTGTCGTTTGAATGAAGATCATACCTGCGTTTTCGCAATAGGCTGAAGTGAATACAATAAACGGAAATATTGAGGAGCATCAGTGCATTCGCCAGATACCAATCTCTTAGTGCTTGCGCCTGCCGACCAAAACTGACTTTGCAGCCTCCTCAACGATATAGTAAGCCGACCAGTGCATCCCAGGAActgtcttcgtcttcaacttGGGCGTAGTCCCCGGTAGTAAGCAGACTAGCTTTGACCTTTACAGCCGCCTCCCGAAGAGGCatggcatcttcttctctgcccatGCGCTCCAAGACCTGTGACATACGCCATTGAATCCTGGCCGACTCGCCCGAGTTCCCTCTGTGCTGCTCATTGATCCTTGAAATGACCAGCGATTTCTCCAAGTGCTGCAACGCAAGAACATTTTCCCCTTGGAGCATAGCAATCCATCCCAGGCGGTACTGCGCTGCCATTACACTCGCGTGTGTAGGTTTGCCTGCAGACACCAGATGATGAGCTTTTGTGGTGAGTGAGTACGCTTTCTCAAGATTGCCACGCCAAGCTTCAATTTTGGCACGCTCATATTGGGTTCTGTATGGGTTACAGAATTATTTGCATCAGTAATGAATCATTGCTCactgaaggaagaaaaaaataacgGATAGGGAGCTATCTCACTCTCCATCATAATGACTGCCTGGTCCATGGATTTTCTCCTGATAGTACTCCGCCTCATCAAAGTCACGTAAGGCGTCTTCGAAACGCCGCAGTTGCTCGTTTGCACGCCCTCTGTTGCGCAAGAAGCGGTCAATGTTGAACTGTTGCCAGCGCTTTGGCTCAGGTACATCCTTGGCCATCGAGATGGCCTTGTCAAGATATGGTAACCCATCTGAAGCCTCGAAGGCAGAAACTCTTGTGTAACCCATATTGCTCCAGGTATTAGCAACATCGTTGCCCGCATCCTGAGAATATCTTCCAACAATCTCGAACTCCAAGGAGGCAGAACTCTTAGCACGAATGCTGCGGCCAGTTCTCTCATAAACTCCTAGAAGGCTTCGGTGAACTTTGGTAGCGAATACGGAATCATCCTCCGCGTTCTCcaagagagacaagagggAACGCTCGGCATCCAAAAAATGCTGAATCTCGATCATATACCTAGAACTGAATTAGAAACAATGCCAGCAGTTTCCATTGTCAAATAGAGCCACACCAAATGTCATCATGAATGAGCTCAGCATACAACCCTTGGTCACCATCGTCCATTGGCTCTGTGGAATTCAAGGCAACCACCTTGTCTCTGAGGGCCTGAATATGGTGATGAAGTGCAGCACAACGGTTCCATTGCGAATAAAGATGGTTTGCCCCATCATATGTGGGAAAGTAGGATCTCAATAATACCAAAACATTATGAATAGATATCTTACGGGCTGCTGTCGACATGTCTAGGAAGTATGCATGCTGTAAGAGACGATGGACGGACATCAACCCTATCTCGGAGTTGATTCTAACAAGAGACGCTTCAAGTAGCTCGTCCTTGGCATCTTCAACTCTATGAAGCTACTGTTAGCACGTAATCTATAAAGCCTTGTGGGCGTAGAATAACCACCTGTCAATATTTTCTAACAAGTCTAGCTCAGTCGGCATACTCGTTTCTCTCGGTTGGGAGAGGTACTGTGGAATAGATTCAGGGCCTAAGATGCAAATTAAATTCATCAATACCGCAGCATATGGACTCAGGTTTTGAAAAGCTATACGCCAAATGTTGTCAAGGTCGTGTGGGTACCAGTAGTCATCTTGCCCTTTAGAGCGCTTCGGTCGTGTATATCCCGCTTTTGGATTACGTCGCAAACACGGAATAAAATCCCGGACAGATTTGAAACGACGAGAGTGTTTAATATGTTTTGCCCTAATGTCAATGGCTAATGCCAGGCCGCCAAGCTCACCAGAAACCTCCCTTGCTGCCTGGACTTCTGTCTCTGGTGCTTCACATTGCTCAGTGATTCGGAGAATCATTTCTGTACTCTCCGACAATGTGAAGGGTGGAACTTCGAAAGACCGTGCGATGACTTCTGAACCTGCAAGAATTTCCCTACGACAAGTAATAAGGATCCTGCCTTGGCTAACTAGGGGCCAATAGCTTTGTAAGTCGGCCTGGCCTTCCACATTGTCAAATACAAGAAGCCATGGCATATCTGTTGAAATGAACTATTCGTCAATCACCCTATTGTCTTTTAACATGCTCATCATCTCCACTGTCTTACCTGTTCGTTGGAGCCACTGAAAGACTAAGTGTTGGTTTTTTTCTGGGGTATTGATCTCGGAAAATTCGCTGAATTGGAGTTGCCTGGCCGCGTCACTGTAAGATTTTGCTCTTTCGGCATTTGTCTCACTTGAGATCCAGATAATGACATTGAATCCCTCCGACCAAAGCCTATTTGAATACTCTAATGCAATCTGAGTTTTGCCGATACCAGCAGCTCCCCAGAGAGCCATTGAAGTAGGACGGATTGGTTGTTCACGAAAAGATTTATCAATCATGTCTAATATATCTTTTCGGCCAAAGAAGCTCGGATTTCGTATGAATGGTATAGTATGACAGCGCATGGAGGCAGTCAAGGGCGATGAGTTTGCAAAATGCTCTTCATACAGCTGCAAAAGCTCAGCATTTGATTTCATAGCTGAAACAAAGTTTCTAGCCTCAATTTCTCTGTGAAGCTACCTCAGACGTAAGTCTAGTCGCTTTAGATCTTTTGACAATTGTGCGCGTACATTACTCCATGCAGATTTGGGTGCTATTGCGGTGTCAGTGCTCTTTTTCTGCCTGAAGTATTTAACAAGTTTCACTATATTAACAGTGAGTACCTCCAGGATTTCGAAGAATGCAACCAGTATTTCCTCATCTAATGCTCCAGAATGGCTGAAAATCTGCAGAAATTTGAGCGGGCCTCTGAATTTGGACAGTATATCGATAATTTCCGTCAAAACCATGTCTGACTGAGCTGCGACCTGGAGAGGAATTAATGGGATTTGCTTGCTCCAGCACATAGCGGTATACTAGCCTGCATGAGCACCCCATGAAGCCCTCACAAACACATAAATTACCCTGCAACTTCCATGGTCAAAGCCTTAGGTTAGGAATGTTGCAAAGCCCAACAATCTTTCAGGTGTGCTCGAAGGGGCTTCCATTCCACAGATTATGTGCTCTGCAAACAGAGCCCGTTAGCGTTATAAAGCCCAGCCAAGCGTTGCTTCTAGGTGGCAAGGCATCGATTTATGGATCCCctttatcttatataagggCTCGGCCGATACCTATTGCTTGCATTATTATTCATCTAGATGGATAATAAGTAGCAGAGGCTCCTTGTAACGCAAAGtcgaggaaaagaagcgcaGCCGGCGCCTAATACAGACATTCTTTCAGAGCAGCAAGCCAAAGTTTAGTGAAAACAAATAGAAATTCACGAATGCTCATGGTCTGCACGTGGGCTGCCGCTCAGGGCAGGATGGCTCCCAAGCTGAGCATCTCTCATTTTCTCAGGTCATTTTGCCACTTTGCAGATTTGGTTATGCCGTTAGGCTGCTCTTCCTTGAGTTGCTCGGCAATAACAACATTTCATTGGACGGGCGACGCGGGCAAGCATCACATGAATGACTGTTGGTGAAACTACAGGGCCACGTTAACTCATAGCTCCATTACTTCTCTACCCTTGTCTAGGAGCTTCTAAGATCTATCGTCCGGTTCGAAAAAGTACTTTCCCCACCATCTGAAGTGATATTTTAATCCAGCCTGAGTAATTTCCTCGACGTCCGCCGGCTCTAGCACTACTTCAGTAGCTGTGCTGTACTCGTCAAGGCGAGACTGGCTAGACGTTGTGGTAATGGGGGAAATATTTTGCCCAATGCACCAGCTCAGTAATACTACCGATTCTGTCACCTTATACTTTCCCGCAAGTGATGGAAGAAGCTCGTCAAGAGGGCCACCTTTGCCCACCGTGATTGGCGCCAAACTTTTGAAGGACGATACCTCAATGTCATGTTCGCGCATCCAAGGCACGAAATCGTTGGCGCGCTGGAGATAGGGATGGAATTCTAGCTGATTCATTACAGGTTTTATAGTGCATGTCTGGAGAAGGGTTTCGATGTGATGCCTCTGGAAGTTGGAAATGCCAATAGACTTGGCCTTTCCTTGCGCCTTGACGATCTCGAGCCCCTTCCATGCTGCCTGTATGCCTTCATTAGACCCAATTACGTACGGGTTGTGCAAAAGGTACCTGCTAGTCCGTGAGTAAGGTGAGCTCTGTACTCGTACTAGGTGAGAAGCCTTACAAATCCACGTATTCCAACCGCAGTCTCTCAAGGCTGGCGTCCAAAGCTGCCGGAACATCTTCCCATCCATCTTGAaccttggtggtgatgaagagcttcTCTCGTGAAATACTACTTTGCTGTATTGCTAGGCCAACTTCTCGCTCAGTTCCGTATGAGTCTGCAGTGTCGATATGTGCGTAGCCCTGTGCAAGGGCTGCCTTCAGTAATTCAACGAGCTGGAGACTCAAAGGATCTTCTGGGTTGTTCTTGTACCATGTGGTCCCAGTGCCGAATCCAAGCTGAAATGGTTGTTTTAGCGTCACTTGCGGACTTGATCTGAGGGAGACGTTGTCAATACTTACCATGGGTACAGCATTGCCATCTTTGAGTGGAAGCGTGGGGATCTGCATCGTTCGAGTGGCCAGAGACCGAAAATACCTCCAGTTCaaagttgaagatggcggAGGAATGAATGAAGGAACCAAGGTGCCCAGGTTATTTGTAAGAAATCCATCGAATACCACAAGGGAATGGAATGTGGCCTTTAAGAGGGTCGGTCGAGAGGGTGCAAGCAACGGCATAATGGCAGCCTAGTCAATGGCACAGTCAGTTGCACGTCAAAAAGCTGCTCcgcttgcttttatatgcACTACCAACCAAGTAGTGTGGGCAAGGGGTAACTCGTCCTTGACTGGTTGAACACGCCCTTCTTAGGCTCTTTGGGCTCCCTTGATTCTGTACGCCTGCCCTGGACCGGAAAGGGTCGAGATACGGATCTTGTAAAGAGTAATGCTCCTGGAGAAGTCTAAGAATAATAGTTGTTGTTTGAAGAAAGACGAAAAATTATAAGAAGCAATATTCTCTTACTGCTACAATTGAGAATAATAGGAATACAAGTGTAACATAAGGAGTAAGACCAGATAAGCATAAGATCAGATTCTTGATGAATAGCCTAGTCAAATCTGAACAATGGCAGATTAAAGTAGGTAACGGAATCTACTATTTCGTACGGGATCCTCTGGATTTGCACCATCTTCCATATCcaatcttttgttttctctacCAAGAACAATACGTAAAATCGTAGCAAAACAAAGTGACATGGCAAGCATGGCTATATTGATGCAAAACGCTTTGGTATATCGCGGCGAGTCGGAGTCTTAATTTGCACCGGTCAGCTTTGTGATAGACCGCCAAATAACAGGAGATATTACCAGGATAGAAGTAAGATGTATAGATTGAGCATGCATTACTTATACAGTTGATAATAGCAATTGCAGATGCACGTTTGTCCGCTGGCCTCGGAATAACTGTCGTCTAATGAGTCAATACATTCTCAAGACCTCAAGAAATTGGTCTTACCGTTGGAAATGTATCCCAAACATACCACGTAGCCAGAATAGACTGCTCCAACTACGAAACACATCGCGCTTGGGAGCTGTCAATCTCTTTGCAAAGGGTGGGTATCTTCGATAGAGCAGCCAGACTTACACATAGCGAGGCGCAAAAGATGTCGTCGAGACACCTAAAATGAATGATGCAATAGCGAGCACTGTAGGCAAAATTATGTGGAGATATCGTTCGCCGGTTTTGTCGGCATGCCAAGCATTGATAAACAGCATCACGGCCCCAATCAAATAAGGCGGCGTCGTTAAAAGTAGCGTCTCAACGGTGCCTTTACCTAACCCTTTCATAACGCTAGAATCGCTTCTTAGTAAAAAGGTGCGCAGGCATATTTGTGATTTCAGCCATCTAGACTTGGATGCGCTCACGTTGGAAAAAATGTGGTTATGGATCCGGCGGATGTCGAGCCATACACTGACCCAAGAAGCAGCCAGACCTTATAATCGCTACGTGAGGGAAAGGTTAGCATTGGCGATTCCCAAATACAAGGGTCAACTTACCAGAATGCTGCCCTTGCCCCCATTATGAAGGACTGATGATTGCTGTCTACCCAATCATCCTCTCCTATATCTGCTTCCAACCTCCACACAGCTAGTTTCTTCTCCTGGCTATTGAGCCAAGGCGTAGTGCGAGGCAGGTCCGGGAGAATAAAATAGGCAATAATGGCCACGGTGATCTTAAGCGAGTACAATAAGCATCACTCCTAACCAAGAACTCTGAATATATACCCTGTACACCTTCACAGCACTATCTGGCAGATGGCGCGGTACCACATCGTTGGGCATCCGGCGCAAGAACAGATATTACTGAGATGATGAATTAGCAACATTGACTTACCGTCATGCATCCCTCAATGATGAAGAGCCACCTCCATGCCGAGAGGCCACGAGTTCCGTCGAGGTTTTGAGTAATCCCCGCCGCAAAAAGTCCTGAAAAGGCACCTGATATGATAGAACCAGAGTAGAGTAGCGCAGTTCGCTTGACCAACTCCTTTCGAGTGTACCAGCATGACAACAGATACAAACAGCCAGGCTAGATATTGTTAGCTTACCCTTTAGAAAAACACGATGCGTGCCTCATTCGGAAGCCCTACAAAATAAGCTGCTTCTATAACTCCAAGCAGAAGTCGACAAGCCAACAAGCCGCCAAAGGTCGTtgtcgctgctgttgcggtTGACACGATACCCCAAGCTACCATGCAGCTTGGAAGGTACAGAGAAGGCTTTCCGAGTTTGTTCAAGACAAGATTAGAAGGAACTTGGAGTAAGTCAGCTCAATGATGCTGCGTGCTACATAAGAAAAGGCGGGCCACGAAACCTTGCATCAGAATATAACCAACGAAAAGGATGCTAACTGCTGTCTTGGGTTGAATCAGCATAACGAGCATTTGAATGAATGCTGGCACATGTGTGCGTGTTTCGGAGGTATCACCTCGTATTGGTTTCCGTGAAGTCTCAGGTCTGTCTGCATACCGGCCAGTTTGGCTGAAGCAATGTTGTTGCGATCGAGATAATTGAGAATGTACATTAAAATTGTCATGGTCAATAGTCTAACGTCCACTTTTCTGATCATTTTACGTTCCATTAGATTCCTCTCGCTGTCCGTCATATCCTGGAAGGATAATGACTCCGAGAATCCGGATAATTCTAGCTGTGTAGTCTCGCTCTTTAGATTCTCCATTGGTAAATATTTTGAATCGCGTTAATTCCTGAATTGGCAGAAGTTGAATGGAAGAACAAAGCGAAGAATAAAAGTTGGGTGAATACAAAGGGTGGCATTGCAGACAAACCGTGTAAGGCGTCCTCCTCTCTGCGTATATTTCAACCCGGGCAACACCCACGCGGCTAAAGGTCCGAGGAGACTGCATcgaaagcaaagagaaataCTACATATCTAATAGGTCAGAGTATTTAGCTAAACTTGGCAATGAATGTCTCTTTTCTTAAGCCTAATCATATGATTCTTCTCCTAGCCGGGATATTAATGGCTATTTTGCTAGCCCGGTCGATCATGTTACGAGGTTGGCGCATCTCCTGGTCCTTGGTCCATTCTAGATCGCCAAAAgtcttcccccttttttattcCTGTTGCACTTTGTGGTTTGTGAGGCATTTTCTTTCCGCTGGTTTGGTCCGATTTGGGGTCGCTTAAGCACCCCGCTTGGAGTAGAGCCAGTTATTGTGTACAGAGCTTGGCGATCGACTTCTTTCTCGAATGCATGTTACGCGGATGTTGGTGTATTGCGGGGATAAGGTTGTTTTCCCCACGTGGAGACGGAATCAAGTTCCCCTTCGAGCAGCCACTCCCCGCAAGTAGGCTCCTTGCGTGCATTAAATGCAAAAACTACGCTTCCATTTCCATTTTCTGTATCCTAGGATCCTAGAACTCCAGATTTAGTGGCATatagttcttttttttgggggttGAGTAATCTCGCGTTAAGACGCTCGCCAACGTTTAGTTTCCACACAACTAAAAAAGAGACCAACGCCAGCATGTTTAATAGTagtgaaaataaataagtgaATGAAATGGAGCTGATCAAGAAGCCCTTCCTCCATTTCCCATTGAAAATTGTCAAATGTGAGTTCTTATATACATAACCACCACTTGTGAGATAATAGCGGCTTCCCGATAAACAACAGTTTCTGGGTTTTCGACCTCGCCTCTGTTTACATTTGTTACAATCTCAACATACAGACACATGAGATATATTGTTAATTATAGACATACTGAATCATACCCTGCGTCAGGCGACGTTTTCCAGGGCTCGGCCCTGTATACTTTTGAGATCTCCCGGTAGTGACGATATCCAGGTATATGACATGTTGGAGCGATCTAACATGATGACTCAACACATAATTATCGTATTCTACAGCAGAAGTTAGCTGAAGTTCTGAAGAGAGAGCATTGAACTACTTTCTATATGAAACACTGCTCGTATAAAACTCTTTACCAAACATGTTTTGCTTGCCTGAAGAGGTAgaatttagtaatatatccACAATAGTTCGGTAGCCATTACTCACCAACATACTGTAGGCAAAATGAACATTTGAAAAATGGAACAGAAATGACATTCGAGTTGATAACAAGCATTCAAATGCTGGTTGTCATTTCCAATGCGACAAGCATGCGTCGTTTCATGAAAGAGGTTTTGCACTTCTGAGCCTCCCGTACAGCTCTCAATTTAGTTTCTAGAAGAGGAATTTGAATAAGCAATGTTTCCATCTTTGACAGAGAGCATATACCTACGTGTAAGCTCTAATACGACTTCCCCGCTCTGCCAATGTCTTATTGTCTATTGGTTCTGGTCAtggtatttatatatacattaaaCGTGCTTTAAAACCCGGTTCTCGAAATATCTAACTGCCTTTACTGTCCTTGGAGCCTCTTCTCTTACTTCGGCTACTTAATACCAACTTTCCCCCCTTGTTAGCCAACGTCCTACGTGGAGTAATAATGGCCTCTCTTGGTATGGACGCCAACTGGAAATACTTTGCCAAGTCTGCGAGTAGCCTACTCAATGTATTCCAATGATGTCCCTTTGTAACCTATGTCTAATTGGTCGTTCCTAGGAGTTCTGCAACAAATAGGGTCGCCTTGCGTCGTATTGTGTTCACAGCTACTTCTCACGACTAGGGATTTTGTGGCGACGAATCAATGCGAGGCAAATATGAAGGATCCTTCCCTGTTTTTGCGACACGAGTGATCGCTCCCAGGGGCCATCTCCGGGTGCCAGAACATGACGTTCAGTCAAATATAATTGGCAGTCAAGTCTTCAAAACACATATCAACTGTTGGGCTTATCATAATTCTGGCCTCGTAAGCCTCGACCCTAGCAATGATGTGGCCGCGAGTCATGAGTGGTGGTTTTCGAAAATCGAGAGCAGAGACTGGATCCAAATCGTGCTGGGTGCTTTCTTTCCAGGCTGGTCAAACTATTTCAAAGAGGCCCGCATTGAGATATGGACAGAAAATTGGCATGGTTCTCGCTATTTTAACTAAGTTCTATGCCCAAAGGTCAAGTAGTTTGATAACGTTTATATACCATCTCGCTATGTGTTCCAAatacatacgaccataggtagtggagaattcggggtcccgtctgctcccccatagacaagccactaaccggcagattagtagttgagtgggtgaccatcagcgaacaccggctgttgtatgtttttattttttgcatTATCTGCCATGAGGTTATCGTGGCTGTTCTATGATTGCCGGTAGCAACGCATTCTggcacatacgaccatatccattggaatatacgggatcccgtccgctctcccagagtcaagccaatgagaggcagattagtagtcaggtgggtgaccactggcgaacaccggctgttgtatgtttccttctttttttgccccttttttctcaatATTTCCAAGATTCCCATTGCCATTTtgatgctcttcttcaatttctGTAAGAAAAATCCCCCTTTGGGCGGGAACATAACGAGACTACgagaaaacaagcaagcGGTGTAGCATTCTGCCAGGCAGAATGATAGTGGGGTCTACACTTTATTTTAGCTCCAAGCGCTGCCTTGCCATACAACTCGCAGTTACCCCACTAGAGCTTCCATAGTTCACCaccagcttcttggctgTAGCTCGTTATAATCCTTCTGCTGCCTGCCATTCCCCTGGTTTCATCGCTTCGAGATTCCTGTGATATTGGCAGTTTCTTCTCGCAATAGCAATACACCAACGCTCCTCACTTCTCTGCCCATCGCCGGCAACAATaccaatcaatcaatcacagCCTTCTAGCCAGCACAAACAATACGCCACCATGTCGTACGTCACTCTGGCCCAGCAGGGTCTCAGTGCTGCCGAGTCGCGCAACTGGGATGAAGCCGTGGCCAAGCTTTCCACGGCCCTCCAGAGCTCTACAAATCCAGCCTGGCTCGTTGCCCGTTCAAAAGCCCTGGTTGGACTCGAGCGGTACGAAGCGGCGCTGGACGATGCTGACCTGGCGTGGCACACTGCCTATGAGCGCAACAAGCGTGATCTCATGGCCAGCGCCCAGTACCGCCGCGGCGTGGCCTTTTACCACCTAAAGCAATATGCAAACGCCGACTACTGCTACCTGCACTGCATGAGGCTCATTAAGGGCGGTCCAGCGGTGCCCAAGGAGGATCCTGGCCTGAAGCATGTGGATGACGGCGGATTCTGGAAGGTGACTGCAGACGAGGCCACTGCTCATGCTCGCAGCGAGGACATTGGCAAACAGGACGATGCTCTCAAAACCGCCATGGGACAGTCTCAGTCTCAGCCACAGCACAGAGAGTGGCGAATGGCCAGTGCCATGCGAATCCAGGCCTTGAAGGCaatggagaagctgccagaGGACGATGCGGGAAGGAAATTGACGACAGCCTTGATTCCCGAACAAAAGAAGCTCGCCGTCCACAAGTCTGATAAGGCTCAAGACGAGACTTCACAGGCTAAGTCCCCGGCGGCAAAGCCTGTGGTTCCCAGCGATGCACCACTTCGCCTTCAGGATTTCCAAAGCAAC
This window encodes:
- a CDS encoding uncharacterized protein (EggNog:ENOG41~antiSMASH:Cluster_5.6) is translated as MDDGDQGLYMIEIQHFLDAERSLLSLLENAEDDSVFATKVHRSLLGVYERTGRSIRAKSSASLEFEIVGRYSQDAGNDVANTWSNMGYTRVSAFEASDGLPYLDKAISMAKDVPEPKRWQQFNIDRFLRNRGRANEQLRRFEDALRDFDEAEYYQEKIHGPGSHYDGETQYERAKIEAWRGNLEKAYSLTTKAHHLVSAGKPTHASVMAAQYRLGWIAMLQGENVLALQHLEKSLVISRINEQHRGNSGESARIQWRMSQVLERMGREEDAMPLREAAVKVKASLLTTGDYAQVEDEDSSWDALVGLLYR
- a CDS encoding uncharacterized protein (EggNog:ENOG41~SMCOG1039:aldo/keto reductase family oxidoreductase~antiSMASH:Cluster_5.6), coding for MPLLAPSRPTLLKATFHSLVVFDGFLTNNLGTLVPSFIPPPSSTLNWRYFRSLATRTMQIPTLPLKDGNAVPMLGFGTGTTWYKNNPEDPLSLQLVELLKAALAQGYAHIDTADSYGTEREVGLAIQQSSISREKLFITTKVQDGWEDVPAALDASLERLRLEYVDLYLLHNPYVIGSNEGIQAAWKGLEIVKAQGKAKSIGISNFQRHHIETLLQTCTIKPVMNQLEFHPYLQRANDFVPWMREHDIEVSSFKSLAPITVGKGGPLDELLPSLAGKYKVTESVVLLSWCIGQNISPITTTSSQSRLDEYSTATEVVLEPADVEEITQAGLKYHFRWWGKYFFEPDDRS
- a CDS encoding uncharacterized protein (BUSCO:EOG092D4E56~antiSMASH:Cluster_5.6); translation: MSYVTLAQQGLSAAESRNWDEAVAKLSTALQSSTNPAWLVARSKALVGLERYEAALDDADLAWHTAYERNKRDLMASAQYRRGVAFYHLKQYANADYCYLHCMRLIKGGPAVPKEDPGLKHVDDGGFWKVTADEATAHARSEDIGKQDDALKTAMGQSQSQPQHREWRMASAMRIQALKAMEKLPEDDAGRKLTTALIPEQKKLAVHKSDKAQDETSQAKSPAAKPVVPSDAPLRLQDFQSNTAMSVSIFSKGVNKEKLKVEFLESSVRLGPLIYPNGDEKEFQLHLWGEIDPSKSKFTVTPNKVELSLAKKTAGKWPTLQSDGSPAAQPPVAKPAVVTAPETKKPESVVDSVKSEPSEPSEPSAAKPSYPTSSRSGPKDWDKVGEDENSDDDRDINSFFKKLYKGATPEQQRAMMKSFTESSGTSLSTNWDDVKDKRVETVPPDGVEAKKWE
- a CDS encoding uncharacterized protein (EggNog:ENOG41~TransMembrane:12 (i41-58o85-104i111-130o142-162i174-193o205-228i280-303o315-334i346-364o370-391i403-424o436-457i)~SMCOG1106:major facilitator transporter~antiSMASH:Cluster_5.6) — translated: MENLKSETTQLELSGFSESLSFQDMTDSERNLMERKMIRKVDVRLLTMTILMYILNYLDRNNIASAKLAGMQTDLRLHGNQYETAVSILFVGYILMQVPSNLVLNKLGKPSLYLPSCMVAWGIVSTATAATTTFGGLLACRLLLGVIEAAYFPGCLYLLSCWYTRKELVKRTALLYSGSIISGAFSGLFAAGITQNLDGTRGLSAWRWLFIIEGCMTITVAIIAYFILPDLPRTTPWLNSQEKKLAVWRLEADIGEDDWVDSNHQSFIMGARAAFCDYKVWLLLGSVYGSTSAGSITTFFPTVMKGLGKGTVETLLLTTPPYLIGAVMLFINAWHADKTGERYLHIILPTVLAIASFILGVSTTSFAPRYVAMCFVVGAVYSGYVVCLGYISNVIPRPADKRASAIAIINCISNACSIYTSYFYPDSDSPRYTKAFCINIAMLAMSLCFATILRIVLGRENKRLDMEDGANPEDPVRNSRFRYLL